The proteins below come from a single Piscinibacter gummiphilus genomic window:
- a CDS encoding ABC transporter substrate-binding protein, with protein MKTRHLVSMGLAFALSAGTAQAVTLRVANQGDAQSMDPHSLNESLQLTFTGNVYEPLVARDKELGLTPGLATRWTQPKPTVWRFELRRGVKFHDGTPFTADDVVFSFNRAAGAGSDMQGYTNTFKEVRKLDDHTIEVETLTPFPILPDVLTQVYVMSRKWCEENKALTPVDRRKGIENAASFEANGTGPFRLKERRPGSRTVLVRHAAYWDKVEGNVTEVVFTPIGNAATRVAALLSGEVDVIEPVPLQDVERIKASPKLKVMQGPELRTIFLGMDQKRDELLFSNVKGKNPFKDKRVRQAFYQAIDIETIKSRVMRGAALPMALMVGPGIRGFSPDQNKRLPYDPEASKRLLAEAGYPSGFEVALNCPNDRYVNDADICQAVAANLARVGVKVNLQTETKVTYFPKILRRDTSFYLLGWTPSTYDAHNALSALMASPTDKGQGQFNLGAYSNAKVDELTLRIQSETDQARRNAMIREAFEAHAADIGHLPLHQQSLAWAMKKTVTLVQLADNFMPYKWVTLSEKAK; from the coding sequence ATGAAGACCCGTCACCTCGTCTCCATGGGACTCGCTTTTGCCCTGTCGGCCGGCACCGCGCAGGCGGTCACGCTTCGTGTGGCCAACCAGGGCGATGCGCAGTCGATGGACCCGCACTCGCTCAACGAGTCGCTGCAGCTCACGTTCACCGGCAACGTGTACGAGCCCTTGGTGGCGCGTGACAAGGAACTGGGCCTCACGCCTGGGCTGGCCACGAGATGGACGCAGCCCAAACCCACTGTCTGGCGCTTCGAGTTGCGGCGCGGCGTGAAATTCCACGACGGCACGCCCTTCACGGCAGACGATGTCGTCTTCTCGTTCAACCGCGCGGCTGGCGCGGGCTCTGACATGCAGGGCTACACCAACACCTTCAAGGAGGTGCGCAAGCTCGACGATCACACCATCGAAGTCGAAACGCTCACGCCGTTTCCGATCCTGCCGGATGTGCTGACGCAGGTGTACGTGATGAGCAGGAAGTGGTGCGAGGAGAACAAGGCACTCACCCCCGTCGATCGTCGCAAAGGCATCGAGAATGCTGCGAGCTTCGAGGCCAACGGCACGGGCCCGTTCCGGTTGAAGGAGCGCCGGCCCGGTTCGCGAACGGTGCTCGTGCGCCACGCCGCCTATTGGGACAAGGTCGAAGGCAACGTGACTGAGGTGGTCTTCACCCCGATCGGCAACGCCGCCACACGCGTCGCGGCCCTGCTGTCCGGCGAGGTCGACGTGATCGAGCCGGTGCCATTGCAAGACGTCGAGCGCATCAAGGCCTCGCCCAAGTTGAAGGTGATGCAGGGCCCTGAGCTGCGCACCATCTTCCTCGGCATGGACCAGAAGCGGGATGAACTCCTCTTTTCCAACGTGAAGGGCAAGAACCCCTTCAAGGACAAGCGGGTGCGCCAGGCCTTCTACCAGGCCATCGACATCGAGACCATCAAGAGCCGCGTGATGCGCGGCGCGGCGCTTCCGATGGCGCTGATGGTGGGACCAGGCATCCGCGGGTTCTCACCCGATCAGAACAAGCGCCTGCCCTACGACCCCGAGGCCTCCAAGAGGCTGCTGGCCGAAGCCGGGTACCCGAGTGGTTTCGAGGTCGCGCTCAACTGCCCCAACGATCGCTACGTCAACGACGCCGACATCTGCCAGGCCGTTGCCGCCAATCTCGCGCGCGTCGGCGTGAAGGTGAACCTGCAGACCGAGACCAAGGTGACCTACTTTCCGAAGATCCTGCGCCGCGACACGAGCTTCTACCTGCTCGGGTGGACACCCAGCACCTACGACGCGCACAACGCGCTCTCGGCGCTGATGGCCTCGCCCACCGACAAGGGCCAGGGGCAGTTCAACCTCGGTGCCTACAGCAATGCGAAGGTCGATGAGCTCACGCTCAGGATCCAGAGTGAAACCGACCAGGCTAGGCGCAACGCGATGATCCGAGAAGCGTTCGAGGCCCACGCCGCCGACATCGGCCACCTGCCGTTGCACCAGCAATCGTTGGCGTGGGCGATGAAGAAGACCG